Within the Rosa rugosa chromosome 2, drRosRugo1.1, whole genome shotgun sequence genome, the region cggatttcctgttttcgaccactttccggccacatatttacatcttaaccgttcagtttttaggtcctagtgtatagatcacctctgcaaaatttcagccaatttggtgatcattaaggcatccaaaactgcaatttaccattataaatacgaacggttccggttcgacagattcggtccgttcgtgtaaaatgcagttttggatgccttaacgatcaccaaattggctgaaattttgtagaggtgatctatacactaggacctaaaaactgaacggttaagatgtaaaaatgtggccggaaagtggtcgaaaacaggaaatccgtaccgaaaattcggtacggacgtccgcacctgagaaaattcctatgtatgtatatatatatatatatatatatatatatatatatgtatatgtatgtatatatatctaatgtgtttatgtatttggtaagtctatatactatgtttatgtttcatattataaaaaaaattcacaacttttatatatctaatgtgtgtgtgtatatctatatatatatatatatatgtatgtatatgtatatgtatatgtagatatataaatatatgtataattttatacatatgtgtgtgtgtgtatataatgtatatgtgtgtgtgtgtgtgtgtatatatatatatgtatgtatgtatgtatatgtatatatgtgtgtgtgtatatattagatatataaaaaagaagaagtgaggggtaaaatggtcattttggaccaaattgtgtgaaatttgaatgtgtggggagttatctgttaaaattggaatagcagggactgaactgtcgaatcctaaaaagttaaaggggggaccggTAATTTCCCCAATTTTGTAAGATTAGTTCTTTCTTGGAAATGAATTGAAGTTAATTTGACAATTTACCGGCACCGACTTGAGAAAATTTTTCGGATTCCTTTCAGTTAGGGTTTAAAGATTTCCGGTAGTGTTTTAATAGTTGACGGTAGTTTTAGTTGGTTCTTGGATGTGGAAATCACTATGGCTAATTATACAATTGACTGACATAAccttgaaaattttcagaaaaccttTAGGATTGTGCCGTTTGAAGCAGTAGCACTCAGTTTGGAGTGTGGGGAAGCAGTAGCCTCTTCTGAAAATGGTATATTGAATATATTGCTATGTGTTGTTTCTTActgttttttttgtgtgtgtgcaTATCTGGTGGAAGATTAGTATTGAACTATTGATATTGAAGATTTGATCTTGCTTTAGTTGTTTGAGATTATGACTGCTTTTAACATGAAATGAAAGACGATGGTGTGTTGACTAATGTCAAATGGACACATGAAATGAATATTGACTGCTTTAGTTGCCCGGATATTGTTCTGTCAAATGGACAATGGTTTCTTTGTCGAGTATGTTGATGGTCTGCTTTCTGGCTGTAAGGGCATAAGGCTTATTAGTTATTAGCTTATGTCAAATCTTTGAAGGGATATATTTTCCATGTATATTGATTATCTATGCATCTTCTATTGCAGTTTTGGAACTTACCCCATTTTGGGTTATGGCTTTTTGTTGTCCTGGCTTCTGGTTTTGTTATATCAATGTTCTTATCTTGCTATGTGTGAAGtacatattattgttatgtgctactgtgtgcagtttatttgaagtttatttgtgcagtttattagtgtgcagtttattattgttatgtgctactgtgtgcagtttattattgttatgtgctacggtgttcaattgaagtttatttgtgcagtttattattgttctGGCTTCTGGTTTTGTTATATCAATGTTCTTATCTTGCTATGTGTGAAGtacatattattgttatgtgctactgtgtgaagtttatttgtgtagtttattattgttatgtgctactgtgtgcagtttattattgttatgtgctactgtacAGTTTATTATTATTGAAAGCAGATTCATGAATTTAGTATCACAGGTTCtgtagtttactttgatatgatCGGCTACTGTCAATGATATAATCTATGGATTAATGACCAGCTTTTTGTGTTCAGGTACTTGGAAgcaaagaaagacaaaaacaaaaagggcAAGAAAGAAGATAAtgtaggcgatgacgagtgcaatagcagaacacgagtacaagggcagtagcagaactggacgagcaTGACTGCagcgagtgtagtagcaggattaggcgatgacgagtgcagtagcagaactggacgagtatgagtgcagtagcaggattggacgagtacagtagcaggattggacgagtacagtagcaggattaggcgatgatgagtgcagtagcagaactggacgaatatgagtgcagtagcaggattggacgagtatattagcaggattggacgaagacgagtgcagtagcagaacacgagtacaaatgcagtagcaaaactggacgagtatgagtgcagtagcaggattggacgagtacagtagcaggaataggcgatgacgagtgcagtagcagaacacaagtagcagaactggacgagtatcaGTACAACAAGTGCAATAGCAAGATTGAATGAATGCACTAGCAGGAatgcaggattaggcgatgacgagtgcagtagcataaCACGAGTaagagtgcagtagcagaactggacgagtatgagtgcagcgtgggcagtagcaggattggacaagtgcagtagtaggattaggcgatgagatgagagtagtaggagagtgaggttttgtgAAGTGTCATGAAGTGTCATGAAgggattattctaaaaaaaaaaagtaacataaacgaattattcttaaaaaaaaaaagagtaacataaacgaattattcttaaaaaaaaaaaagtaatataaacggattattctctggataaaaaaataacataaagggattattttcagaagaagaaaaaagagtaaCATACACGGATTAttctcagaagaaaaaaaagtaacataaaagaGATTattctaagaaaaaaaaaagtgacatgaagggattagaagtcaaaagaattaattaagggtaaaaaagtaaattaactcatgacatgtgacaAGTGGAAagtagattgtccttatttgtaagatttaatccttataaagcgattagaagtcaaaataaGTAGTTAATAGTAAAAatgtaaattaactcatgacatgtggcaagtggagagcacattgtccttatttgtaagatttagtcattatatgtttaattcaatctttaaaggatgtatttgttaagtcatcttttgtcaataacttatatgtaatttgttaattaatttatcataaattaataaattaacTTCATGTTAAGTATTTAACCATTTGACGATACGACGTGCATTTTTGACTTTTGAGTCTGAGTTGAGGATGTAGTACATTTGTTGTCCTTATCCTTTATACTTAAAAATTGAGGTATCTATCTAAATTCCTtgcttaaaaacaaaaaaccatttGACCCTAGGATATTTCGTCATTTCAgtccttctttctttctttcttttcgtcTCCACTGCTCTGAACGGCATCCATTGAAACCAAGCAAAGTGAGACCAGGGGCTGAGCTCTCCAGCCATGAAGATCTTGGTTATGGAAATGGGCCTCCGGATTACGGTCGGCATGGGTATTGGGTAATTAAGCTTCTTTTGCCCATTTGACCCTGTTCCCACTCTGTTTGCTTCATTTGATCATTACCCTTTTATTCTTTGAAGTCTCAAAAAAACTGTGCTTTTCATTAGGAAGCTTGATGGAAAATGTGTGGAGGAATGGTCGAGCTTTTTCATTTGCAGAAGCAATGCGGGTTTTCGGAGAACACATATCTTCAAACTCAATCTCTGTGTAACTGTGTTTCATAGAGGTAAAAAGTTATGTGCTTTTAGATATCGATCTGTGATGAAAATTTTGCTTTTTTTGGCACACTCTTTTTACGTTTTAAGTTATTGTTTTGCTAATAACTACGTACTGATGTGATTGTGAGTTTCAGTAGTTGGAATGACCCAGAGAAACTGTAGTGTAGCCAATAATTCAACCGCACATGAAGTCATGAACAAGACTGGCACGAAATTAAGAGCTGTCGTAATGGACTTCTTAGTCTTGGTCCTCTAATATTTGATACGGagagggagaggatcctctcctaatcTGCCGAACCTACCTAAGCTTTTGACAAGGCAGTGACACCGACACACTGACACGTGGACATAATGAATATAACGGTCCACAAGCTTTCTTTTTCTATCTTTCTTGTCTCTCTGTTCGTCTCTTCTTTCACGCCTCTCTTTCTTCCCCCTCgattctgggttttggttgATTTATTGAATATCTAAAGTAGGGAATTTGACCACGTTTATTTCTGATATGGGTCTTGCAGATACTGGCAGTCAAAAAATAGAGAACCAGCAGAATCTATCAACCTGAATATAAAAGAGACGGAGTTCTTGTAGCAATAGAAGTGAAAACGAATTCTAACTGCAGAAATCAAGTATCCAACTTGAAAGAACTCCTCCATTTATTAACAGCCCTCTATCCTCTCATCAAACCCAATAATTATAAGTAGATCCATCTTTCCTTCATCTACTGCTACTACGATAAGGCCTTTTGCAATTCTTTCATCAAAACCCATCATCAATTGTCCAATGCTCTAGGAGGATTGACCACATGGTCAAAGAAAAAAGCTTGAGCAACATGTTCTGTGGCATTGATGATCAGTCTGGGTTTTGATTTAGTAAAGTCAAGATTATCCTTGAACGTGGAATCATGTTTACTTGCGGAGTTATAACCGGTTTATGTACTAGATCCTCTCTAAATAGTCATGTTTAATACGGCAGAAATCTTGATTTTTACAAAAGCTCTGTTTCTTACAACGCTTGTTCAAATCGTTCTTCTCTGGTGTTGCAGTGCTTCGGTAGATAGCATAACAAGTGTACAACCTGTGAGGGATGGTGAATTTCTGGTCTCTAAGGGACAAGTGTTTGAGCTGGGGTTCTTCAGCCCCGGAAAATCCACTTACCGCTATGTTGGAATTTGGTACAAGAAAGATATGAAGAAAACGGTTGTATGGGTTGCAAACAGAGATAATCCTATAAATGATACCTCCGGAGTCCTGACAATTAGTGCTGATCATGGAAACCTCGTCCTCTATGCCAAGAACCAAAGCAATGTACATCTCTGGTCCACCAACTCCAATGTTTCAACACATGCTGATCCTAAAGCTCTGCTCTTAGACACTGGAAACCTTGTTTTGATTGACAAGGAGAGCCAAAAGGTAACATGGCAAAGTTTTGATTATCCCTCAAATACAGAAGTTCCATACATGAAGATAGGAGTGAACAAGCACACAGGGCACCGCTGGTTTCTAACTTCCTGGAAGTCGGAAGATGACCCAGGAACCGGCAATTTCACATTTGCGATGGACGAAAGTGGAGCTCCTCAAATAATCTTGTACAAAGGTGATGTTCGATGGTGGCGAACTGGCAATTGGAATGGCATTAGGTGGTCGTGGAATGACACCCCGGTAGTGCTGAGTGCTCCTTTCATTTTCAATGCCAGCTACGTGAACAATCAGGATGAGATCAGTAGTACATGGGGTCATCTTAACTCCTCTATCTCCTCAATAATGGTAATAGATGACTCCGGATCAATCCAACAGCTTACGTGGTTTGAAGAAAACCTTGGATGGAAAGAAATGTGGTCTGCGCCGATGGACAAATGTGACTATTACGGCAAGTGTGGAGAATTTGGTTACTGTGACGCTTCCAGTCTTAGCCTGTTTGAGTGCCAATGCCTTCCTGGATTTGAACCCAAGTCACCAGATAAATGGGACATGAGAGATGCATCGGATGGTTGTATGAGGAAACGCATGGCATGCCAAAATGGAGAAGGTTTTGTGAAGAAGGAAAAGGTGAAAGTTCCTGATATGTCACTAGCAACCATGGATATGAACTTGAGTTGGAAAGAATGTGAGCAGGAGTGCTTGAGGAACTGCTCTTGCTCTGCATACGCAATTCATGGAACCAAAGAAAATGTGAAGGGATGCATGAGATGGTACGGGAATTTAGTAGATACGACCAATTTTGCTGAAGGGGGTCAAGATTTATACGTACGTGTAGATGCAATTGATTTAGCTGAATTCACCAAGAAGTCCAGGGATTTTCTTGCCAAAAAGGGGATGCTCTTGATTTTAGTAGTGTCCATTGCTCTGATACtcctctttgttttctttggatGTTGGTAttcaaagaggaagagaaaatgTAAGCTtacttcctttcttttttctttatatcATGTGAGTCGTGTCTATGCACATTTCTTTATATCAACACGGTCTTTCCCATTACAATAAAGCTTAGTATTTAGTCTGATGATCTATGTATAAAAGGGCAAACCAAATTGTTTATTGATAATGCAAATGTTATTTCAATATGTTTTCTGAAGACCATCAGATGGAGGGAAAGCATGATAGCAGTACAACTCATCATGACCTGCCtttttttgaggtgaaaagctTAGTTGCTGCAACAGACAATTTCTCTGATGCTAACAAGCTCGGTGAAGGTGGATTTGGGTCAGTGTATAAGGTATGCACATAGAGCATCTGAGTTCATAGTTTAATCATATTTGTTCAATTGCTTAATTGCATCATACCCTTTATGAGTAGAAGCATATGTGGTGGATATTGTCAAGTTTCAAAGTACTATAGTCATCAGGATGACATTTCAGGGTCTACTAGCTACTGGACAAGAGGTCGCTGTGAAAAGATTGTCAAAGAATTCTGGTCAAGGTTTAGAAcaatttaagaatgaagttatGTTGATTGCAAAACTTCAGCACCGGAACCTGGTGAGGCTTTCCGGTTACTGCATCCATGCAGAAGAGAAGATGTTGATCTATGAATACTTACCAAACAAAAGCTTGGACTTCTTCATATTTGGTATATACCTCAGCTCATGTAGTACTGCTTACTTCATCTGATACATGAATGCTTTACAACTTAAATGAACTAAAGTATAAAGAATTATGTAGATCGTATGCTTGTTTTCCTCACTGTAAATCTCTCAATGGTGGTTTCATGTTCTCGACAAGATCAAAGTAGTAGCTCCTTGTTGGACTGGAAAGAGCGTTTTGAGATTATTATTGGAGTTGCTCGAGGGATCTTATATCTTCATCAAGACTCGAGACTGAAAATTATCCATAGGGATTTAAAAGCTAGCAATGTCCTATTGGATTCTACAATGAACCCAAAGATCTCAGATTTCGGACTGGCCAAAATGTTTGGGGAAGACCAAATTCAAGCAACAACAAACAGAGTGATTGGAACTTAGTAAGTATTTTACAGAGCGCATATACCTAGCTCAATTCATATATGGTTTTATCtcatgttttgtgaattgtaaaTGCAGTGGCTATATGGCACCCGAATATGCAATGGAAGGGCGATATTCAACAAAATCTGATGTTTTTAGCTATGGTGTCTTACTGCTAGAGATCATTAGTGGCAAAAGAGCCACTGTTTACGATACTCAAGGTCCCTCCCCAAGTTTAATTGGACAGGCACGGAAATTTATATCTCTAACCATCTATGAAATTAATGATTTTACTTTTGAATGTGGGTGCTGagtgttcttttaattttcatcAGATTTGGGATATGTGGACAGAGAATACAGCATTAAGTATTGTTGATCCATCTCTGGGTCAGTCCTATCCTGCTCATGAGGTCTCAAGATGCATCCAGATTGGGCTGTTGTGTGTGCAAGAATCTGCATCAGATCGGCCATCCATGTCGGCAGTTGTCTCCACGTTGGGTAACGAAACACCTCTTCATTCTCCTAAGAAACCTGCATTCATATTACAGTCTAGCAATCCAAACTCAGCAGCATCAAGAGGAGCACCTGCTTCGCTAAATGATCTAACCATAACTATGCCTGAAGCACGCTGAAGGTGTCAAGTGCACAAGTCTGCTGTAATGTCCTGTGTTACCAAACTTAACAATATTTAGAGTGTCATTATTTAGAACCCGGCATGCGTGTATTAACTAATGCTTATTCTTTTCAATCCATCGAAGGAAGATGCAACTTACAAGTGTGACACTGTCATATATATCTCAGGTGCACTGTCCTGACGTAGGAATTTTTTTATTGTCAAACATACATGAACATCAATATTTGATTAGCATTTAACAATAATGCATGAACCAGAAACATCAGCAACAATGTCAAATTGCCATCAAGGGTTTGGTAGTTGATTAAGTCGGACAAAGCTTTTTTATAGTGGGGAAACACAAATAGTCAAATATTGTCCCAGTTCTCATAGTTGAATTCAACTTCAGTGGTTGTACTTGTACCGGTCAAAACTCATCTACGTATTATTGTAACACCTGCTGATGTACCTTATGCAGGATTTTTATATCCTAGCAGCTACTTGATTCAAGTATCAATgagaaataaacaaaaaggtAGAAGAAACACACGTCTTCCTTTCATAAGGTTATGTTGTACAACTAATCCAAATATGACTAGAGCAAGGATTCCTAATCTAAATGGGAAAAGCTTACCCGAATCCTTATTTTGCGAGGAAAATACAGAGTTTTAAATCCAACTAACCTGTAATCACACCAATAAAAGGGCTCCGCACGCCCTTCTTTTTGTAAGCCCTAAGCCCCTAACACCCTTTCTTCTCATCTCCCACTACATACAATGGTCTCTGACAAAGACGCAGACGACCTAACACGAAAGAATAAGAAGGTCAACCTACCAAGACAGAGTAGGGTTAAGAACAAAACACCAGCCCCTATTCAAATCACCGCCGAGCAAATCGTCCGGGAGGCCCGTGAGCAACAGGAGCCAGAATTCCGACCTCCCAAACAGAAAATCACAGACCCAACTGAGCTTGCAGATGATCGTCTCCGAGAACGTAAGCAATTCGAGGATCAAGTCCGGCGAGCAAGGCAGGATATCAGTGTGTGGATCAGGTATGCAACATGGGAGGAAAAGGAGGACTTGAACCGTGCAAGCTCTGTTTGGGAGCGAGCCCTCAAAGTCGATTATAGGAACCACACGCTGTGGATCAAGTATGCGGAGATGGAGATGAAGAACAAGTACATCGACCATGCTAGGAATGTGTTGGACCGTGCCGTCCGACTCTTGCCTAGAGCGGACCCGCTTTGGTACAAGTACATTCATATGGAAGAGATGACTGGGAATGTAGCCGGTGCTCGACAGATTTTTGAGAGGTGGATGACTTGGATGCCGGAGCAGGAAGGCTGGCACTCGTATGTCAAGTTTGAGGTCCGGTATAACGAAGTTGAGCGTGCTAGAGCGATTTTCGAGAGGTTTGTACAGTGTCATCCTGGAGTTGGAGCTTGGATCCGGTATGCCAAGTTTGAGGTGAAGAATGGTGGTGATGTTGTAAGGGCTAGGAAAGTGTATGAGAGGGCAGTGGAGATTCTAGCTGATGATGAGGAGGCCGAGCAGCTGTTTTTGGCTTTCGCTGAGTTCGAAGAGAAGTGCAAAGATATTGATCGAGCAAGGTGTGTTTATAAATTTGCATTGGATCGAATACCGAAAGGAAGAGCACAGGATTTGTATAAGAAGTTTGTGTGTTTTGAGAAGCGATATGGGGATAGAGAAGGGATTGAGGATGCGGTTGTGGGAACAAGGAGGTTTGAGTATGAGGATGAGATTAGGAAGAATCCTCTAAACTACGACTCCTGGTTCGATTACATAAGGCTAGAAGAGAGTGCAGGTAATAAGGAAAGAATCCGAGAGGTTTACGAGAGAGCTGTTGCTAATGTTCCTCCAGCTAATGAGAAGCGGTATTGGAAGCGATATATTTAT harbors:
- the LOC133731420 gene encoding LOW QUALITY PROTEIN: uncharacterized protein LOC133731420 (The sequence of the model RefSeq protein was modified relative to this genomic sequence to represent the inferred CDS: deleted 2 bases in 1 codon; substituted 1 base at 1 genomic stop codon), whose product is MFNTAEILIFTKALFLTTLVQIVLLWCCSASVDSITSVQPVRDGEFLVSKGQVFELGFFSPGKSTYRYVGIWYKKDMKKTVVWVANRDNPINDTSGVLTISADHGNLVLYAKNQSNVHLWSTNSNVSTHADPKALLLDTGNLVLIDKESQKVTWQSFDYPSNTEVPYMKIGVNKHTGHRWFLTSWKSEDDPGTGNFTFAMDESGAPQIILYKGDVRWWRTGNWNGIRWSWNDTPVVLSAPFIFNASYVNNQDEISSTWGHLNSSISSIMVIDDSGSIQQLTWFEENLGWKEMWSAPMDKCDYYGKCGEFGYCDASSLSLFECQCLPGFEPKSPDKWDMRDASDGCMRKRMACQNGEGFVKKEKVKVPDMSLATMDMNLSWKECEQECLRNCSCSAYAIHGTKENVKGCMRWYGNLVDTTNFAEGGQDLYVRVDAIDLAEFTKKSRDFLAKKGMLLILVVSIALILLFVFFGCWYSKRKRKYHQMEGKHDSSTTHHDLPFFEVKSLVAATDNFSDANKLGEGGFGSVYKGLLATGQEVAVKRLSKNSGQGLEQFKNEVMLIAKLQHRNLVRLSGYCIHAEEKMLIYEYLPNKSLDFFIFDQSSSSLLDWKERFEIIIGVARGILYLHQDSRLKIIHRDLKASNVLLDSTMNPKISDFGLAKMFGEDQIQATTNRVIGTYGYMAPEYAMEGRYSTKSDVFSYGVLLLEIISGKRATVYDTQGPSPSLIGQIWDMWTENTALSIVDPSLGQSYPAHEVSRCIQIGLLCVQESASDRPSMSAVVSTLGNETPLHSPKKPAFILQSSNPNSAASRGAPASLNDLTITMPEEDATYKCDTVIYISDADDLTRKNKKVNLPRQSRVKNKTPAPIQITAEQIVREAREQQEPEFRPPKQKITDPTELADDRLRERKQFEDQVRRARQDISVWIRYATWEEKEDLNRASSVWERALKVDYRNHTLWIKYAEMEMKNKYIDHARNVLDRAVRLLPRADPLWYKYIHMEEMTGNVAGARQIFERWMTWMPEQEGWHSYVKFEVRYNEVERARAIFERFVQCHPGVGAWIRYAKFEVKNGGDVVRARKVYERAVEILADDEEAEQLFLAFAEFEEKCKDIDRARCVYKFALDRIPKGRAQDLYKKFVCFEKRYGDREGIEDAVVGTRRFEYEDEIRKNPLNYDSWFDYIRLEESAGNKERIREVYERAVANVPPANEKRYWKRYIYLWINYALYEELDTGDVERAREVYRECLNLIPHKKFSFAKIWILAAEFEIRQLNLTSARHILGTAIGKAPKEKIFKKYIEIELQLAKIDRCRKLYDKYLLWNAQSCYAWIKYAEFEKSLGETERARALFELAISQLELDNPELVWISYAKFEAEAPAKDDGDLLEEKRQCIKRARRVFERALDYFITSAPDKKEERSMLLEEWLNMEVSFGDLGGVSLVQPKLPKKLKKRRQTITDDGPAGYEEYIDYLFPEESETTNLKILEAAYREINKKVEETLLSQPCSATMHSVKGLLNALLQLLLLQLCNSSTTNITFDQSIRDSGLLLSHDETFVLGFFSPGTSRKRYVGIWYNFSEDMVVWVANRDDPVNVXLTSGILTISTDGNLVLLHSNRQGLPLWSSNVSVSPSNTNTMAQLLDTGNLVLVNQDTSHNSVLWQSFDHPTHVLLPNMKIGMDHGKNLYLTSWNSNNDPGTGNCSLTTEPYGSPQIILYNNHAKWWRLSEHDAVFVSESPKISRRSSNDTFDIILVNNEDEITTTWAVLDHSVFSIIVISGSDTSASVKQLVWQGKQQGWVVVWSAPTDVCDKYGTCGPFGVCNTHTANWVKCACFPGYEPNFPQDWKLREGSGGCKRQQGAPSMCRNGEGYQEWKKWMYDLPSIFSLFSHSLARYAKKSKRFLAKKGMLLILVLPTIAMIFIIFSAHWCSRRKTKRSLRQMKHDDSKIPLTWHDGKMNQDLAFFDLNSIVVATDNFSIANKLGEGGFGSVYKGLLANGQEVAVKRLSMDSGQGLEQFKNEVMVIANLQHRNLVRLYGCCINSEEKMLIYEYLPKKSLDFFIFDKSRSSLMDWKERFNIINGIARGVLYLHQDSRLKIIHRDINASNVLLDSAMNPKISDFGLAKMFGEDQIQANTNRVVGTYGYMSPEYAMQGRYSTKSDVFSFGVLLLEIISGKRNTDYDPESPTPNLIGRVWDMWRAERALGIVDPSLGQSYPTDEVSRCIQECATDRPTMSEVVFMLGNETTLPSPKKPAFILQSSNPNPSSPGRGPYSVNNVTITMLQAR
- the LOC133729784 gene encoding uncharacterized protein LOC133729784, producing the protein MVSDKDADDLTRKNKKVNLPRQSRVKNKTPAPIQITAEQIVREAREQQEPEFRPPKQKITDPTELADDRLRERKQFEDQVRRARQDISVWIRYATWEEKEDLNRASSVWERALKVDYRNHTLWIKYAEMEMKNKYIDHARNVLDRAVRLLPRADPLWYKYIHMEEMTGNVAGARQIFERWMTWMPEQEGWHSYVKFEVRYNEVERARAIFERFVQCHPGVGAWIRYAKFEVKNGGDVVRARKVYERAVEILADDEEAEQLFLAFAEFEEKCKDIDRARCVYKFALDRIPKGRAQDLYKKFVCFEKRYGDREGIEDAVVGTRRFEYEDEIRKNPLNYDSWFDYIRLEESAGNKERIREVYERAVANVPPANEKRYWKRYIYLWINYALYEELDTGDVERAREVYRECLNLIPHKKFSFAKIWILAAEFEIRQLNLTSARHILGTAIGKAPKEKIFKKYIEIELQLAKIDRCRKLYDKYLLWNAQSCYAWIKYAEFEKSLGETERARALFELAISQLELDNPELVWISYAKFEAEAPAKDDGDLLEEKRQCIKRARRVFERALDYFITSAPDKKEERSMLLEEWLNMEVSFGDLGGVSLVQPKLPKKLKKRRQTITDDGPAGYEEYIDYLFPEESETTNLKILEAAYRWRKKTRFSSSDED